The nucleotide window GAATGCATAAATGGCGTGGATTGGATAGCGCTATCCAAAAGTATTCAAAAAAAAGCGATTGACAGGCTTTGGCCCACTTTTCTGAGTGAGAACTGCGCTTAGGGGTTTGTCCGTGGCCTGTCAAAGCGGGATAGCGCTATCCTATGCGAAGATATTTGCATGCCATTCAGTAGTTTCCCTAGGCCATGACCGCTCCCATCCGCCCCCGCGCAACTGGCCGCGTCACGCTCTCGGACGTAGCGCATTTGGCCGGCGTCAGCCCCATCACCGTCTCGCGCGCGCTGCGCGGCGAGCGGGCCGTGGCGGCCGAGCTGGTTGCCAAGGTGCAGGCCGCTGCCGACACTTTGGGCTATATGCCCAACCCGGCGGCACGGGCGCTGGCGTCCGGTCAGAGCAGCCATGTGGCGGTGCTGATCCCCATGCTGTCCAACGCGCTGTTTGTGAACCTGCTGGAGGCCTTGCAGAACACGCTGCGCCAGGCCGGCTACCAGACACTGATAGGCATCACCTACTACGACCCGAGCGAAGAAGAGAGCCTGCTGCGTGAACAGTTGTTGCACCGCCCGGCCGGACTCATCGTCACCGGGCTGGAGCGCAGCGACGCCACACGCAGCCTGATCGCCCAAAGCGGTGTGCCCTGTGTGCACCTGATGACAGCGCAGGCCTCCGAAGGAACCTATTGCGTGGGGTTTTCACAGTTTGATGCGGGCCACGACATGACACGCCATTTGCTGGACAAGGGCTACCGGCGCATTGCCTTTGCCGCGACCCAACTGGACCCGCGTACCCTGCAGCGCCTGGAAGGCTGGCGCCACGCTTTGCAGTCGGCAGGCCGCTACGACGCCACGCTGGAGTGGCTGAACCCGGCGCCCTCTTCCCTGTCGCTGGGCGCGCGCATGTTTGAACAAATCATGGGGCAACAGCCGCCGGTGGACGCCATCTTCTTTTGCAACGATGACCTGGCGCAGGGCGCGCTGCTGGCCGCTTTGCGTATGGGAGTAGCCGTGCCACAGCGGGTCGCGATTGCCGGTTTCAACGACCTCACGGGCAGCGACCAGATGGTGCCGCCACTGACCACCGTGCGTACGCCGCGCGCCGAGATCGGACAGGCCGCCGGGCAAATGCTGGTGGCGCTGATGCAAGGAGAAACGGTGCCCACACCTTGCCTGGACCTGGGTTATGTGCTGCAGGCGCGGGACAGCGCATAAAGCAACACGGAACAAGCACTTCCGTTCGGGCTGAGCCTGTCGAAGCCTTCTACAAGTCGTTAATTTGTAAGGGCTGCGTTTCGACAAGCTCAACGCGAACGGACTTATTCAGCAAAACCGACTCAGGGCGCGTTGGACTCCAGGCACGTCTGCACTTTGCCCCGGCCCGCCACCAGAAACTCGCGGTAGCCCGCCAGCCCCACCAACAGCCGGCCCAGGGCGCGCGCCACCTGTCCCAAGCCCTGCCCCAGATCACGCACCGGGGCCACCACGGCCTGTTGCCAGCGCGCTGCAGCGGCGCTCACGGGCGCGGGTTCCCACACCAGCGTTGTGCTCGCCGCGCCGCCGGAAGGCCAGGACTCGATCACCACGCCCTCACCGGCCAGCATGGACAGATTCATTCCGGGCATGACAAAAAAGTCACCCGCATCATCCGCCGGATTCCAGCGTGCCGCCGGGCTCCAGGGTGAGGGGTTGAAAGTCGCCCAGGCCCGCCCGGCCGTCAC belongs to Rhodoferax saidenbachensis and includes:
- a CDS encoding LacI family DNA-binding transcriptional regulator, which encodes MTAPIRPRATGRVTLSDVAHLAGVSPITVSRALRGERAVAAELVAKVQAAADTLGYMPNPAARALASGQSSHVAVLIPMLSNALFVNLLEALQNTLRQAGYQTLIGITYYDPSEEESLLREQLLHRPAGLIVTGLERSDATRSLIAQSGVPCVHLMTAQASEGTYCVGFSQFDAGHDMTRHLLDKGYRRIAFAATQLDPRTLQRLEGWRHALQSAGRYDATLEWLNPAPSSLSLGARMFEQIMGQQPPVDAIFFCNDDLAQGALLAALRMGVAVPQRVAIAGFNDLTGSDQMVPPLTTVRTPRAEIGQAAGQMLVALMQGETVPTPCLDLGYVLQARDSA
- a CDS encoding DUF2917 domain-containing protein gives rise to the protein MSSSVHASQSSAPWQLAKGCAVTFYPQSNGVLRVTAGRAWATFNPSPWSPAARWNPADDAGDFFVMPGMNLSMLAGEGVVIESWPSGGAASTTLVWEPAPVSAAAARWQQAVVAPVRDLGQGLGQVARALGRLLVGLAGYREFLVAGRGKVQTCLESNAP